atatgtaacctaaaataattttaataaatagtgtAACGTATcgcatacataggtacaatgtaatatttacaacaaaatagcaaaataatcaagaaaatataatatgtggataagtggtttaaacattttaaagtttttaatacaaattaaattgttctactgatacatattataaatcgtgTACTTTACCCCTACATATTCATCGTTACCTAGTCAaccttctaaaaaaaaataaaaatcctggGAATTTGTACTAACAGTATACCTTGATTAGATCACTGTACAGGTTCggtgaatttgaattcaatgcaATACCTATGTATCTTAGTATATGAAAAAGTGGTTCAAAACGAATGAGACagaattctataatattattataaaatgtgttaaatatttggcTAGTACTGATGAATCTATCGGTGAAATCTCATAACCATGAGTAGGGAATCAATCAGCGCTACTCCATCGTCTCTCCCGTATTACTTGATTACGGGAGTGGTGGGACGATGATGTCAAGCCGGCTCGACATCACACGGGATCAAAGGCCGTGATTACTTGGCTATTGGTATGACGTCCAATGAAAACTACCTGTCCGTGACaacgaccccccccccccaccactaCAGGTAGAAACTTACAAGCTAAAGTACTGGACAGTGGACACTAATCATTCCAAGTGACAGTgtgaattacatattttatatttcatacctactaataaagtACCATTTACAtcgtacattaattattattcaatttcatattttgtttaatagtcTTCTCCTCGCTTACACTACATACACAATGCTAACCAAGAACGTATTATGTACTGTAGggatattatttgtgtatatttttgaatCGTAATCACATAAACAGttgtaacttattttattaaaatcaaaccaTAACTATTATGGTTGAGAATATcatcatatatttacataatataataacagtagaTAAAACGGACGGTTCAGTTTATTgctgtgaatataataataatatgttgtacgtAAAccgcttataataatttaccaaatttattttttagcaacatattttgtaatggcgtgaaattattattagttaagtaCAAAGCGGAAATAGTACTCAGGTGAGGGTCATTGAATGGACTAATGATATCATTATGTGTAATCTCACGTTATTGTACGCTATTTCAGTCGTATGGATTTTCAGGAAGGACATTGAAACACATCATTATAGTAGGCACTATATTGTATTCCCGATGGTATGTGTATCATTTTATTTGACATCTACaacattatatcaaaatatggcAAGATATTCATtggtaaataaacaataatgacgtgagtaaataggttaattatttttttatacaagcaattctgattatatttatacaaagttatatgaatgtttatcattgttatcattttattaaaactagtaCATATTTGGCTACATACTTGTTTTATTGAACATAATGTTAAACTAttggttaaataattattattcactattcactaattctcacataatatatttataaattattagtctaATTACGCATACCTAATACTCAAtagtttttagtaattatttttatttgttattatacattaaaatattatcttggtaggtaagtatatatgtatatatacaaaatatattaatatgatatacctataaccAAAAGGTGCTATTacctatcaaatttaatattaattatttttagatcttaaaaatttgtttctataaataaataccaaagTTTAATGTGTATtgttcattaatgaactaaaatgTATgtgaatacataaataataaatatattgtgtgcataattaaagtatattgaattaaaacggtaattttatatttaattcatcCACTCTCACTGTATAATCATGATAGAATATAGTAAAAGTTTTAGGTAACTACAAGAATTTgtaaattacgttttaaaaatatatgattttttttcttaaagtatttatttatcgtttaattaatgtatacacacaaaatatatattaatatcttaaaatttgAAACCGTCAAAAATCTCAGTTTAAAGAATAAAGAATAAACTGTCATAGTgtataatttatcttataataccaaaataaatatttcttttatgaAATGTTCATCCTTTTGCTATCTATTAGCAACACTTTAAAATTGGAGGTTAGTTTTTGATGAGcgcaaacgttttttttttataatacataacctattaaatacaatactGCATAGTATTAGGTatctacaatatacataatagtataatactatattacgtacagcatattatatgttgGTACCGTACTTAACATATAtagaaaacacaatattttcataACGCCAAAGGTCTAttctactatattttttataatgtataggaaATTTCCTATAATATCCACGGTgatacatatgtataataatcatctataatctatattatattagataatattatatagtgtagaTATATATTTCATCAATCGTCTGCGCATATCACTTCCGGTGTATGAGATGACCTGATTTGTTTGTCTACATGTCCAGAAACGTTGACTGTTCCACTCAACCTGCACCCCGATTTATTTGAACAACATTATGTCAACCATGGTCATGGTAACAGTCGCGTTGACATTACCATGCGTTTTGTTGGTAGAACAACCGTCGAATGAATACGACTCCGGGCGGCATTCAATAGCTTTTGGTGTGAGAGCCCCGCCGATGTTCACCCTCGCCGAAATGCCAATGAAAATCCTACATCCAGTCGACCAGCACTATAGGCGCAGTCTGGAGGTCGACGACACGTGGACCGCAAGTCCGACTGACAACGGGTAGGTACGATTCGCTATACAAGGCTTCCGGCTATCCATTAAAGTGATTTatccaattatttatattataaattgttaatttttaacacaAGATTTTAAAGTTATTCACTGGTCATATATgacttttatcatattattttttttatgtcgaCTGAGCAAAGCTGACGAGtatgaaatgaaaaattgtctgttatataaatgtttatttttaaaattatatttattatacttcaatatttataaaaaataatattaattgtttaattttattgcaGCCCAAATTATAGTCAAATTTATAAGAACGACCAATCTTCTACACACATAGTTtcattgaaatcaaaaaaaaacttttcagaaAATCTACAAGATTCAATACACGATGTGAGTGACTTAGAAGAAATTGAAAATCCAAATGAGGAAAATAGATGGACCCCGTTATTTAAGCCAGaacagttatttatttcaaatctaaCCTCGTCGGAAATAATAGAAAGTGTTGGTGGTTTGAGTACACCTTCCTTCGAAATAGAAGTACTCAATTCCCCTAGTGAATATGATGAAGATAGGCTTGACCTTTTAACTAGACAAGGGTCAATGGTTCCtgaattaaatacttattatgcACCATCTATTGGAATTTACTATGGAACCGGTCCACTGGTATTTCCAAATGGTGAAATGTCAATATTAGTTTCAGGTCCAAATACAAATCCTACAGTACCAAGTAGAAATCCTACATTACCAAGTACAAATCCTACAGTACCAAGTACAAATCCTGCAGTGCCAAATACAAATCCTCAAGTAATAATATTCCCCGAATCCTCCACAAATCCTgaatcatcaaatattatgaatgtaaaaATTCCCACACCAAGTTCAGAGCAATATAGCATTAAACTGAGCAATTTAAATTGGCGAAGAGTCGGTTTATTATTGGCATTTATTAAACTGGgagtagttaaaataaaattagtgggtttcataaagatattatttttttttctatttaaactTAAGCTACTCCTGATACTtgtcttatttaaaattatttcaatttttaatatattgttattttctaaatttgttGTGATACCACTATTTATTTTACCGTTATTACCAATAATAGTATCAATGATTTCACCAAAATTCATGGCCGGTTTACTTTCAATTCCAGGaaggataataaaatataatatgatattaggtCCTGCTTATTTTGGCAAATTCACTCCGGCATCTACCAGTGCAACTGAAACAAATAGTTCTACTATAAGTGCTTTATCAAGTCCACTTAATTGAATTCAAGTTAAACAACTATCcgcacaacaaaataaaaaaaaaacactgtttaAAGTACTACTGACTACAACTAACCACTTAAATTTACTCATTGAACGGAGTTTTAATCCTGTTAAATTATCAGATCCTACTTAAAACTTTTCGAAAGTGCTTTAGTTTTGgaaatatatgaattaaaaatttgttcatATATGGTTTTTCTGGGAAAACTCATACAATTTCCATTTAGATAAATCGGTAAAAACcgatcattttattattttttttttgtataaaatcattttgaaatatttataatagtatgttaaatggtacctatatttttgtataagaaatactaaatacacagacaaattaaatattatattaatttttcctcTATATTAAGTGttgtttatgttaatatttatcttCTCAGGTGAATAAAcaagtttcattaaaaaaaaatatttaatctaattatttatttggatataataaaatataaaatatattagttttaatagtgtaatataattttgttataatgtatataataaatagtatacttattttagtaaaatatcttaatttaacACAATACCTGTTAAAAGTGAtgagtatacttttttttagattctgtgtggaacgatgaatgtattaattttgtaatatgtgttttttttttgtatgtattgtatacaCTGTATGCACAataaatagtcaaaataatgctttgattttcaacttaattatgtttctggtaggaaagttaATCTAGATGTTACTTTCGAAAAGTCAAAATGGAAAATTGCCAagagttttcaaaagcgtcgggcataacaaaaaaaattaaggataaaCGGCAATTTTTCAGCAGAATAAGTTTTAGGCAAAATCATTATCgtcgataaaatttttttttgctatggtcgaaatgcttgaaaatgtaatacaaggtttcccATCAGTGTTTATAATAACTGAATCACTAACTGCAGAATGGGGATAGGTCCATTTTGTATAACTTTTCAGGAGAGACAAAAAAAGAAATCATAACATGTTCATTTTCTAGTGTAAACTGAAATTTCCAAACACTATATTTAGCGTTTGGATAGTCGGATTTGACTCCTTTCTGCAGTAAAAGATGTATTTGCGTGTgcttagttaaaaattataacaaaatcaaaattgataaaaatggacTCATTCTGCAGTTAGCAATTCAActgttaaacaatattaaagatacatatagGCATGattttttataggcatttaaaatttaaaattttactaaatCCGTCAATATCCGTCAAAATCtcaaacatttacaattttataaaatgtttagtttttatagctaaggattgaagatttaaaacaagttatctTATAACTAATACATACTgtactcaaaatctaaaaatatttataaaaacagcTTTATTTAATTCCTACTTAAAgcttaaatattgacaaaattagatattaaaatgaAGAAATAAGAGTAACGATCTTGGTTgttctattttgtaatttaaaatattatcattgtataggCTTACTGATgaaccatctccgctcagaatcgtttttcgtatacaatgatattatatgattgtattcaaatttaacaccagtcattacagtgacccacttgtaacctactatacagcagattGGTATCCACTTTTTTGCTATTTGATATATAGCACCTTTTGCTaacactattaaataaaaactacacaaattattaaatataaaacaaattttactctagaaatttttttaaataaaggcatataggtatctacttatTTTAACAAAGGCCCTTTCATTTAAATAGTTTccgattttcaattttagatttttaaataaaataagtgtatTATGAACTCGGGAGTACTAATAAAATAGTAACTTAATTTTACCAATTATTAGTCGTTACAATATGcttaagcatattttttttttttaaattagagtatgaaataaattgttctattaaattagatattttttctatttaaatgtaattatatactttatgtagGTACTCATGTAATATAATTGGGCTCTGCCCGttatgtttgaaataaataaataaaacaaatattaatattagataggtatagtgtatggtgtataatataatattaatcaaaatacactgatcttacaataaaataacagaattatattatgtgcctacctactgtgtatttataaataacttgttAAATCCTTTAAAGagcttatacatattttgaaacaCGGCGTTGAATTTAATTGTATGGTAATATCAGTATTTAATTCGCTTAAAATCAACATATAATTACAAACGTATAAAGTCAAATGTCAAAACCTAATCCAATGAAAACTCAAATATATGCGTTTCACCTGAAAAACAGACAAACGATAAAGAGCTGGAAATCACATGGGAACGAGTAAAGATAGGACACACACCTCATCCACAATGTGTAGGTGTTATACTTGATACGTCACTCACATTCAACACTGCGTTTCATTAAAGCAGAAAATATGTCCTGGAAATAccagaattaatttaattggatAGCTCTAAATGGGGAACAGCTCACCTCAAAACGCTTAGAATGTCTGCATTAGCTATATGTTTTTGGGTGACCGAATATGCATGACCAGTATAGGGTAGATACTAAACAAATATACACCGCATTACACGGGACTTTACGCATTATGACAGGCTGCTTAAAACCAATACCAATAAGTAGAGAGACAGGAATATACCATCTAGCAGAAATAGCGTCACCACATATTATACGTAGACAGATTGCTGGTGAAATTGAATGGACAAAACAGATATCGGATGAAAGGCaccatatatacataacatacatattatacataatatgttgaatttTTTTGCAATGAATAATGACAAtagttagaatatattataaatatttaagctaTTCGTCTAAtgtattttgttgttataatgtttttttttttataatttaaaataaatatatagattaagtACTGAATGACGTCAAGtttacagtttttatatatttaataatatatttactgctCATCATGTGAATCTAGTAGGATTTTAAACACTTTAAAATAACGTTGAATTGGGTGTATtcaaatttatgaatataatgatattatataactgtCCGTAAAACGGTCATTGTATCTGTATGTATATGAaccgtttaatataatttattgaacttaaatgtttattttacggtgcaaaattattatacattattcatggcacataatacatattgcaatgaatataatataatagcctaCATAGATAATATTTGAATGAAGATTATCGTAGATTAGAATACTGAGATGTAtgtctataatatcataactagTAATGCTTTAGTACTTGTTACCTAATAAAGAATATCTTTCCACAAATGGTTGAGACAATACAGTGagacattttttattcgtttgttttagtattatacctaatattaacttttttttagatttgttcAATTTAAACGGCATAACAATTAATACCTGGACCACGCTATAGAAACTTGTAAGAAATATTAACTCATTGATTATGTGAGTAACTACTatgattgttaaataaatagttattataattaaatattttgaagtattataaagttaataaattagttattccatattattatattttcaaaaatcattaggtatacaatttcatatgatataaatcatttaaaactaaaaaaaaaatagtttaagtaggtaataattttaaaaaaatttttcaattttccaatAATTGatgtgaaacaaaatatattacaaacgcttaatttacgctataaatcataaaaatcattAGAATATAGTTACTTAATATATGGTTATAGAGTACGAAATGCAAGTTTCCAGTATTCttagtcaaatattttttaattctgatGTTTGACACATTATGTGAAATTGTGAACTGTATAATTCTGGTATGGTAATTGTTTAATTAgtactttaatattttcttaattctttAAAATAACAGAACATGTTAGTCGTATAGTATTTAAATGgttagttcataatataatcatatcatATTCTAGTTTAATCAATATGATCTTAAAGAAGACACTTAGTGagttcagtggcgtatttacgagGGGGGGTCCAGGAGTCTGGACCCACTCCCCCCAGacacttatatatacatattttattaattaattaattttataaaaataaaaataataggcttcatttgaaatacatattatttttaggacccccccccccccccagaaaaattttgaaaatccacCACTGAGTGGGTTGGTacatttgtgtatattatattatttttagtataactatttataaagtGTAGAGCTGTAGAGCTATTATGATTAAAAGATTACCCatcaaaaacatatatttttctttactatTGTATAAGGTATACCTTAATATGAAATTTCACACTTCAAGGAAgaactacattttaaattaaatttactgtaggtacatggTATTTTTTTCCTCCGCTCTAAAccttttcttttataataattcatacaaCGTAGAACTGTAAATTTcaacattcaaatttaaaaatattcaatacctatatttttaagttttgcaTAAAGCATATTATGTACTGTTTTGATTAACTATCAAAACAAATAGTGGTAAAAATTAACTAGTGCACGTTTTCCAAACTACGACAAGTAGTTATTGTAACCACATTATGTCATTCTAGGTATGTAATTGGTTAGTCTAATCTAAatctttttaattctaaatattgaTCACAGGTCTGAAATTGATCAACGACGACGACGCATCTTTATCAGGTCTATAGTGCAAGTATTGATGGTTGTCTTAGTAACAGTCGTTGGAAGTTTCTTGTACGTATCGTCCAATCAGACTCAACGGGTATTTTCGATTTATCACATGGTTGATAGTGATGTTAAAACACAAAATCACgacagatttttattattaaccaaTGCAACGGTTATCACAGACACTACTGAAGCATCACTAGACGTCACACATGCTGCTCAAAAACGAAAGGAATTTCAAATGACCGAAGAAGATGTGGCTGTAACGATAGTAAAAGAACGCGCATTTAGTAATCACTCAACCTTTGAGGACTTGCAAACTAACAGCAGGTCTCTGAACACGGGTATAGTCCCAGAGAGTAATTTCATAATTAAACCATTGATATCCAATAGTGGAACTTCAACGCTCCTCGGAAATACTATAAAAGATAATCATTCCCTGATTAACCATAAAAGTGTGAACAACATTATCGACAATGACAAAGTATACAACAAAATCGGAACTACAGGCAATGATAGATTGTATCATACTACGGACAATGGGTAAGAAATCTGTATTTAAAGTCAGtgatctaattataatataattatcacagTATctaagtatacaattatatagaaCATTATTCTTACATTACATTTTCGTTTGTCtaaaactatcataatattgatataaattaggaatttttttttaattaaaaagaataatatagaatataaaatacaataattgcaAATCACTTCTTAAGGTAGTTCTTAGGATTCGAAGctcataaataacaaattattttatcaaaaacgttTGAGAGTTAgacttataaataggtaattcataataaaggtataaataaaaacattttgtttcgttattacttattatataacatattacagGAATTAACTTTAAgacataactatatttttattaaaattattataaatattggttaatacatttggtataaattatattggtacTTAGGTAACATTACTAATCtcagtaatatattatcgtttgGCTTATATACAAtgaatcttatattattttattggcattttatgtacgtaatttattgttttattagatCTGAACAAATGATCCATCACGGATATTCTACAACTGAAGCAAGCACACTGGTGGCCGGAGAAGGCGATTCAAACAGTTATTACAATGTGAATGATTTGTCTTACAATCTAGACGATTATAGCTATAAAGAAGTTAAAATTCCTCCAGAAGATATCAAATTGACCACAAATGGTCAGTCAGAACAGATACGTACTGATGAGTTTTCGTCATCGGGATCTGTAGGAGGAAGTGGTGGTGGTAGTTATGGACAGAATTCCTATTATGACTTCAAGTCACGATATCCCACTGGTCACACTATTTATTACAGACCATCGATTACCAAACCCAAAAAATTGTATCAACCATTGAAAGGGTTGGATCAAccgcatgaaaaaaaaaataccccaATACCCAATTTCTAGTAAAATGGAATGGGAAAATATCGGTGTATTGCCGCTTATTAAACTAGGGATTCTCAAACTAAAGATGGTTGGTTTTTTACAGTTGATGTTTCTAATTGGtttcaagtttaaattatttatgatagcATTATTCTTTAAATTCATATTGCTATTGAAACTCctgaaatttttcaaaatactcaTCTTACCGGTAtacattttttcgttttttccaATCCTCACATCAATGTATAATCGTATGGTTAACATGCAAGCGTCAGACGGACTTAGTGGTAGTAGTTCGTCGGGAAGTTCTTCTTTCAGTAGTCTTCCTAGTCTTATGTCTAGTGGTGGTTTCTCATCGGGTAGTTCTAGTGGTGGTATTCAGCTTCCAGTTTCATCAAGTAGCTCTAGTGGTGGTTCACTGCTTCCAGTTTCATCAGGTAGCTCTAGTGGTGGTATTCGGATTCCAGGTTTAACAGACGGTACTTAAGTTCCAGGTTCATCACGTACCTCAAGCAAGGACTGGAACCGGAACCGTTTCT
The Metopolophium dirhodum isolate CAU chromosome 7, ASM1992520v1, whole genome shotgun sequence DNA segment above includes these coding regions:
- the LOC132949123 gene encoding uncharacterized protein LOC132949123, with the protein product MSTMVMVTVALTLPCVLLVEQPSNEYDSGRHSIAFGVRAPPMFTLAEMPMKILHPVDQHYRRSLEVDDTWTASPTDNGPNYSQIYKNDQSSTHIVSLKSKKNFSENLQDSIHDVSDLEEIENPNEENRWTPLFKPEQLFISNLTSSEIIESVGGLSTPSFEIEVLNSPSEYDEDRLDLLTRQGSMVPELNTYYAPSIGIYYGTGPLVFPNGEMSILVSVPSTNPAVPNTNPQVIIFPESSTNPESSNIMNVKIPTPSSEQYSIKLSNLNWRRVGLLLAFIKLGVVKIKLVGFIKILFFFLFKLKLLLILVLFKIISIFNILLFSKFVVIPLFILPLLPIIVSMISPKFMAGLLSIPGRIIKYNMILGPAYFGKFTPASTSATETNSSTISALSSPLN